Genomic segment of Eupeodes corollae chromosome 2, idEupCoro1.1, whole genome shotgun sequence:
ttaataaagcaTGGAAGGGAGTTCCAGAGGCGaactgaatttacaaaaaattgacgctcagATGTTAAGCATGTATAGCGAGGGTGAACTAGTTGACGAGGCCTGTTAGAGGTGGGGTAACATATTCTgccaaaacaatattgtggttGTTGTGTGAGCAATATATCGGAGAGGAGGATTAAACAACGaagttttacataattttcGAAGAGCATATTTAGTAACAGGAAAGAATAATTAGATATTCTGTTATACCTAGGTAAACCAAAAGCATAGCGAACGATATTATTAAAAGCAATATTAAGTTTGCGTTTGCTATCATATCTACAGTTTCAATATAAATCACatgcataaatcaaaaaaggtaTAAGCAAGGTCGTCGCTAGCAGTATTCGTGTTTTAACTGGCGTTGGGTTACCCAAAGTGTACGTAGAGCACCAAACATTTTGCCAACAAGTCCGTTTATGTAATCGTCCCAAGTCAAAAATCGATTAAATGTAACGCCAAGGTTCTTTGCTGTACGTATTCGATTATATCATTACTTAACATAATTTGAGGAAACAAGATCTAAGTTTTTTCTTGAGATAACTAAGCATTTAGATTTGTTcggattaaataaaaaaaaaaaacaatttaaatgggaccaatttaaaattttctcaaggtCCTCATTGACATTTTAGGCTCCATTGATAATGAGTCCGAGAGCGCAGCTTAGATATACTTGGACGTCATTTACATACATTGAGAATAGAAAAGGACCCAGTATCTATCCTTGAGGAACGTCAGATAACGTTCGTAGAAAATTGGACAAGCTGTCACCAGCTTGGACTGCTTGTTTTCTATTGTGTAAATATGAATATATGAGCTTTGTGGCGcctgttgaaaaattaaactgctgCATAAGCTTGTTacaataaagccgctggagcagatggcttgaatgccgagctctttaaagcagctggagataagttggttaggagcatgcaccaacttatctgtaagatatggtcggaagaaaacatgcccaatgaatggaacctcagtattgtttgcccgatcctgaaaaaaggagaccctctaaactgcaccaactatagaggaataagtctacttgtctacttaacatcgcctatgaaatcttctctgccgtaatatgtgaacgtctaaagcccatcgtcaacaacctgataggtccttatcagtgcggttttagaccaggaaagtccacagttgatcaaatattcacattacggcagatcctggaaaaaactcaagagcaccaaatcgacacccaccaacttttcatcgatttcaaggccgcatttgACAGCGTCTACAGggaagagctgtatagagccatgtctagttttggcatccctgccaaactcgtccgtttgtgcaggatgaccatggagaattcacgctgctccataaaggttggaaacaacttaacagaacctttcgatgtcaaaaaaggttttagacaaggtgatgcgctttcatgcgatttttttaacatcgtgcttgaaagaatagtgcagacgtcaacactagaggcactatctttcaaaaaattctgtccaattactggcatatgctgatgacattaacataatcggaagaactcagcgtggtgtcaattgggcttttgtgagtattgaggcagaggcggcaaaaatgggtttaacggttaatgagggcaaaacaaagtacatgctgtcgtctagaaaggacatacaacaccgacgttttggtcaaaacgtcacaatcgacagacgtaactttgaggtagtcaaggacttcgtctacataggctccgctgtaaacgcagaaaacaacaccagcgctgaataactcttgctaaccgctgtttctttggactaagaaagcaattgagtggtaaagtcctctctcgagggaccacagtgttgctatataagacccttatcatccccttcctgctatacggtgcagaagcatggaccaagacaaaagcggatgaaagcaccttgggtcgcttcgagagaaaagtttttcgtgtcatctacggtcccgtatgcatctaaggggagtggaggagaagatggaacgacgaactgtacgggctgtacagcgacgtagacttagcaagaagagtaaaagtccaacgactaagatggctgggtcacgtagagcacatggaaaccaatgctccggcccggaaagtcttcgaatccgcacccacaggacagcgcagtagaggtagaccgcggatcaggtggcgcgaaggtgacctcacccaacttgaaactggagacatctagctagcgaccgagctagatgaagaagtttgttgggtgaggccctagttcacacaggactgtagcgccaccttaagtaagtaagtaagcttgtTACAAAGCATGACATGATTAACTGTGTCAAATGCCTTGGAGAAAAcaagtaaaaccaaaaaagttacATCATCCTTATATAACGATTGCCTTATGTCTTCAGTTACGTTCAAAAGCGCAGTTATACAACTGTGCTTTTTGCTGAAACCAGATTTTTGCGAGGTAATCAGGGAGTTAGTCGTAAGAAAAGCGTTAATttgtttctgcaaaattttctcaaaaactttagataaataagaaagaattgAGATAGTTCTGAATTCGGTTGCTTTAGCATTTTTAGGAAGTGGTAAGATTTTTGCTACTTTCCAAACGTCAGGATAAACTCCAGGCATTAAAATGGAGTTAAATGTAAACGTGATGTAGGGCAGCAAAAATGGcagaatcatttttataaattttggatCAATTCCGTCCAGACCAATAGGATTAGACTTGATTGAGAGTAAGCTTTCTACAACATCAATAGAATCTACTGCTCGAAAACCGAAAACAGGATGGTCTGAGTCTTCCGCAAACGAGACACCCCCAGGAGCGATTGGCAAAGGCGAAGGTGACGGTCGTGAGGCAAATGCTTCGTTAAGTGTGTTTACATCAAGATCTACAGCAGGCGCATTTCTCGAATTTCCAATGATAACCTTTCGCAAGTTTCTACATAGTTGTCGCCCATTCAGTGAAGTATTTAAATGCTTAgagaaaatttgagatttaGTTGTACGAGTTTTCGCAATAACTCTGTTCCGAAGAGAACAAAATGTGAGACGTAGCTCGGGCAATCGATATTGCTTCCAATTATTAAATGCATGATCCCGTTTTTGCATTAACGATcttatattatttgtaaaccagggcttatcattttgtttcaaaatttttgttttcagggtACATGGGTTCGTTAAGAATTGAACTTATTCATTGGAAGAAGCGCCAGTCAAAGAAGTGAGTCGGAGTCACAGTATTAGCTGGGCTAAGATTGAGTGAACTTATGTTATCAATTGGCTTAGTAGATTGCAATAAAAATCTCCGCATAAAACTATATTTGGGAAACCCAGAGTGATTTCTTCTAAAAGttcagaaaattttgaaaattctagatGATTATTTGGCCAATAAATTGCTCCTAAAAGTAGATTGCTTTCGCTTTCAAAAACCTCAACGAATAAATATTCAATAGGACCACCTCTCAGAAGAAAACTTTGGTTtagattttatatacatatattgccacaccaccaccaacacgATCTGCTCTATTGATCCTAAAAATTAGGTAGCCCCCACACAACTCGTCACCAATATCATCTCTTAACCATGTTTCAGTAACACAAATAACATCTACatctgaattaataaaaatgtaaatcttcggtaaaaagctttgaacattTATATGACAAACCCCAAGACCACATTTCTGTTTACTCAGGACCCTAACCATAGAACGCAAATTACTTGAGTTATTAATTATacacaacaaaactgaaaaaaataagattcaaaaaaaTAGACCGACAGAGGTTtatgaagaaaatttgaaattaaattaaaataagaaatattattataaatttgaaaagtaaagtgttttttttttttaaataaaggaaaataatataaaaatataaatattttgaaacttatttgaagcttctattttgtgtgtgtgtttaacTTACCCAAGGAAGCAATCGGTGTCATGTAGCCACTGTTTGATGAAATGCGAGCTAATTGGTTCGTTATTTGGTTGCGACATTTTGTCCAAAATTGATAGCAACAATTGGGGATTATAGTAGAGAGCTGCTATAACAACCTttaacacacaaacaaaaaatccaaagtTAAATTGTAATCAATTGTTTAAGAGCTTGTTCTAACCTGCAAGCACATTGTTCGCAACTCAGATGACTGAACTTCGCGGGTCAATCTGGATAAAGCCAATTCAACAAACATAGGGATGACTGAGTCAATTTGTCCCTTGCATTGCAATATGATAACCTCGAGCAATTTGGCTGCATGACATTCTGGATCTTCTCCAGGACTATTCGTCAGcatctgttttaaattttaagcaacTTTTTAGCATACATTTCTCTGTTTAAGGAAAGATTAAAGAGATTCCTTACAGTTTTGCACATGTCAAAGATGGCCAATAATCGGTTTGGATTCGAGAGAAAAGCTGGTGTATCAACAGTTACATAGTTGTGCAACGCAGGCATAATGTCAATGAAGTAATCAATACCGTCCTTCTTGAAGACTTGGTAGATAAGCTCCAACATATGCCACATGTCGGGTGATATTGTCTTGGATGTTAAATCATAAACCAGAGAGAAGGTCTCTTCGTAGAAATCTATAACAAAAGATAATATTCATTCCATCCTATAATAAACCTTTAATGAACCCTCTAAAAAAAACCTACCAGTAATATTATGTTGAAAGATATGACCAACAACATTAATAACAATTGGATGAAGATTGGCAATTATTTCAGGATGTTCTTCCATAACATTCAATAGGGTTTCAATTGTATTGAGTAGACCCATTGCCGTAATTGCCTTCTCATCGGAACCCTCCTCGGATTGTAAAACTTGACTAAATGTCGTtgctaaatgttgacaaatctCAACAGCCACTGGTAATAATTGTTCGGTGAAggtacaaacaattttttgcataaCATTTGTTAAATCTTCATTTTCAGTCTCTCTAATAATAGTTAGTAGCTCCTTggtgatttcttttatttgtggtTCAACAAAAGGTGCTGCATCGTCTTGGGATGATAGGAAATTTTGTAAGCCAATAGCGGCTTCTACTTTAACTGGCAATTCTTTGTCAGTTAATAAGGCATTCGATGTCAGACGCATGATTTCTCCTAGTATTTGGGGATTTTTCAGTTTAATGTCACAGAAATAGTGAACAACCCAGCAGGCACGTGCTCGCATATGACCAACGGGATTCACAAATTCCGGGAATACATAAGTTGTTAGCATTGTTTCGAGTTGATCACGATAGAcacgttttttcataagaacaTCGGCTAGTGTTCCGATCATATGAAGCGCACcatctttttgtttgttatcagCATTTGGTGATGTgattatctaaaaaataaaaaacattcgtCGATGTTATCAAAAAATGTCTAATACGAAAATGGcttgtttctcttttttattttgcgaGTTATCTAAGTTACCTGCATTATAATATTCATAGCCTTGGGAAGTATTCCCTTTCGCTTTTTACAACACGAATGCAAAAGTGTTTGTGCTGCAGGAACTGGACAAGCGTAATCCTCAAAGATATCTATTTCAATTACAATAGATTACGACTGATATTAGaattaatgttattttattaaggTTACCAAATTTCAATCGAATATATTCATGTGGATCACTTTCCCATAAATCTTGATCAGATTCTGTAAATGACATAATTGGGAATATAACATCTTGAATAATAGCAACCATATGGGGTTTAATAAGTTTCCATGAGTATGCATGGCTAACACtgcaaagaacaaacaaaacaatgatttagtcaagggtattttttgtttctttttgaaaatcttacGCATTTTTCagatatgataaaatatttgttaaaactcTCGGCGAAACATAGACATGATTTCTATAATGATCGAGAATTTTAAGTAAGACTTCCAATACGCCAGATGTGAATGTTGGCAGGTACCATTCAGcgaatttttgatatttctcgctGACACAATTATTTGGACTTCCatatctataaacaaaaaagcaaaccatatgaaatttaatcattttgacatttttttaagagtcAGTTTGTTGTTACATACCTTTCAAACATGCGTACCATAATACGCAATGCCCATTTTTTCGATTTCCACCATGGGAATTCAGGTCTTTCGTCTTCATCCAAGTGCGAACAATCGGGAACCGGTTGTGCAGCAACTTGACGGCATATTTCCATCCACTGTGAGAACATTTCTTTTGTTATCAACTCCAGTGGCAGACTGTATTGTGTTAGTGCATAGTagatttttagaatttgtttttgtaacagCACACTCTGTTCGGATGGATCGTTCATTAGATTCACCATCAAACTATAGATCATTGGAAGCAATAGGTTCATTGCTTCATTCAATGGTACACGTTCTTCGGATCTCTTGTATTCGTATGTTTTGACCAATTGATACATTGTCAGGAGAGCTCCATTCCAACTGTTTACATCTAAATCAAGAATCTTCAAATTATTATGCatctataaaaattgtttgtttttaaaaagactttacCCATATTTTGAAGGTAAATGCTAATATTGTCAACTACTTGCGGCCATCGTCCGGGGAAGTCAGTTTTGATAATATGATTGACAGAAATTGACAATTGCACCCTGgaaccaaacaaaaatggataaattattttaattgtatttttatgattaaacaaaaatgcataCTTAATTAAATCAGGAGCATGAACAATTGCATCAACAATACTTGCACGAATCATTGCACGATCTTGTTCATGGATGGAAAATATGATTGCCTCGCCTGGCTTTGTTTCGCGATCCGACCAGTTGTTAGTGATGAAATTTTTGAGGTAGATAGCTCCGGCCTGTCTTACTGGCAGTTCAACAGtgtttttcataacaatttgtAAAATGGTCGGAACAAAACCAATTATTTTATGGATCTggaaataaagttttaagatatttaaaatactCAAATTGATgtggaagttttgaaaattcagtTAAATGCTCAAAATAGTGTGTTACAACTTGGGCAAGTCTATAATAAAAGTTCTGCTTTAAAGGAACGTTAAACACTTCGAAGTTGCACTTGATGAGCATTAccagaagcgcgagtattacggttgaactgtttaaggggaggaatgcagctggctatttctctagagcattaaatattaaaataacggtaatagagggtgagacaagaaacatttcgacgattttcaagtgacgtaaatgatcttatgatggtaatatcaccaatcaatctaaatgctctacgttcagtATTATCCAAGtcgcttaagtaagttgcaggagcaccagcccagatatgggagttatactcaagctttggacgtatataagtcttgtaaataacagccagatcagagggagaGAAAAATTCCTTGAATCGcctttagaaaacccaaacatcttgcggcatttttggcgagaTCGCGTATGTGATCTACCACAAAacgtggttggtgatacacataccgagaatatcgggATGTTCAGTCTcgtcgatgcaagtaccatttatggataatggcaagggagttgtatttcgctttaacgatacaagacagcattgggttttcgaagcattaaataccACGCAGTTTTctaatccccattgtacaatgctgtttagattagaatttaatgaacttatcatattttgtcgttgcagttccacatcggaagaagaggggtgtgaatctgaaaagctaagagtacttttgtcagcgaaacaatgcatTGGGTTAGAAGTTGCacacaggagatcattaataaaaatgagaaagagtgtaggagataaaacagagccctggggcacatcagcatttattttgaggttttcagacttgaatccaaccaatacaacttgtattgaacgattcgaaaggtaattactaatccagtgaaggagggattcatgaaaaccaaaaacacattttcgataagagagcctgatgccaaaccctatcaccagtggacctattgctgcgaaagccgtagtgccggtcattaagaagctttcggtcttcgagatatttcttgagctaataattaatcagcgtttccatgaccttggaaagaagggacgtaagtgcaatcggtcggtaattagacggtgaggaaattcgccttttttgggaataggctggacgaATGCGGTttttcatccgctcggaacgagacctgaggagtaggacagatgaaaaagcttacgcagtggttttgaatgaagatgaagaacacctcttcagaacaatagcggggataccatccggaccagcagatttatgtatattaagatcttttaggactctcgctacagtacgagtgcgaaaaaagatttgtccatagaatcattaactcgtttaagtacaggcggagtcataacactcactggcagcgttgaattggcggcgaactgcctagcaaagggatttgctttctctaaaaagCTAACAagtggagtgtcattcacaacgagcgtaggaaccgaggaataggaagaattcctcacattttttacaaatgactaaacatttttactgcctttgggacattgcagtattttttgccgtaatttttggtcatgtaaaaatttggtccgtcgaatatatgcgttgcaggccttcctggcttgcttgaacttattccggttttcctcagttggatcggctttaaaacaacggtaacttaccttcttgaccctaataacctctttacagctcgcatcgaagcatagtgaccagttaaagatcctaaaataattattggaaCCGTCcaagttggctttctcgtattgtcAAACGGttttcttaggagctctttctttaactggagagtttttacacg
This window contains:
- the LOC129944643 gene encoding importin-7, with translation MDQTKLTELLRATIDPLPDQRKQAEEQLSQIHKIIGFVPTILQIVMKNTVELPVRQAGAIYLKNFITNNWSDRETKPGEAIIFSIHEQDRAMIRASIVDAIVHAPDLIKVQLSISVNHIIKTDFPGRWPQVVDNISIYLQNMDVNSWNGALLTMYQLVKTYEYKRSEERVPLNEAMNLLLPMIYSLMVNLMNDPSEQSVLLQKQILKIYYALTQYSLPLELITKEMFSQWMEICRQVAAQPVPDCSHLDEDERPEFPWWKSKKWALRIMVRMFERYGSPNNCVSEKYQKFAEWYLPTFTSGVLEVLLKILDHYRNHVYVSPRVLTNILSYLKNAVSHAYSWKLIKPHMVAIIQDVIFPIMSFTESDQDLWESDPHEYIRLKFDIFEDYACPVPAAQTLLHSCCKKRKGILPKAMNIIMQIITSPNADNKQKDGALHMIGTLADVLMKKRVYRDQLETMLTTYVFPEFVNPVGHMRARACWVVHYFCDIKLKNPQILGEIMRLTSNALLTDKELPVKVEAAIGLQNFLSSQDDAAPFVEPQIKEITKELLTIIRETENEDLTNVMQKIVCTFTEQLLPVAVEICQHLATTFSQVLQSEEGSDEKAITAMGLLNTIETLLNVMEEHPEIIANLHPIVINVVGHIFQHNITDFYEETFSLVYDLTSKTISPDMWHMLELIYQVFKKDGIDYFIDIMPALHNYVTVDTPAFLSNPNRLLAIFDMCKTMLTNSPGEDPECHAAKLLEVIILQCKGQIDSVIPMFVELALSRLTREVQSSELRTMCLQVVIAALYYNPQLLLSILDKMSQPNNEPISSHFIKQWLHDTDCFLGIHDRKLCVLGLCTLISLGEAKPQVLSEVSGKIIPALILLFDGLKRAYQARAIDEEEEESEDEDDDGCEEALSSDEDEIDTFAPNYLEQISEFTKKKGIEAGFEMKAEFKEEKEDDEDSEDNEEESVDDLNETALESFTTPLDENEDETAIDEYVIFKEIIAGLSTQDQQWYGLLTSGLTPEQAKSLQEVVVTADQRKAQRESKLIEKRGGFQFTQQQIPSSFKFGS